The DNA segment TTTCCTCTACAGTCGCTTTGCCTTAGCGCACTAACTCTGGTTCTGACAACTGCATTGATTTTGGGGCTATCTCTCACTCCGTACCCGCAACTTTACCCGCTTGGAATTAGGGATTGATCCCTCTGTTGAATTCAAAGGTTTTGACGTGCTTCAAGGATTGGTGTCATTCAGGGGTCGCTACCGTATTCTTCACCTGACGTGGTTTGCCTTTTTTCTCACTTTTGTTTGCTGGTTTAACTTTGCGCCCTTTGCCACCACCATCGGCAAAGACTTAAACCTCACCACTGAGCAAGTTAAAACGTTAGGCATTTGTAACCTGGCGCTAACAATTCCAGCCCGCATCATCATTGGCATGCTGCTGGATCGTTTCGGCCCCCGGATTACCTATTCCGTGTTGTTGATGTTTGCCGTCGTTCCTTGCTTAGCCACCGCTCTATCCCAAGACTTCGGCCAGTTGGTGATTAGCCGTCTCCTTATGGGTATTGTTGGCGCTGGCTTTGTCGTTGGCATTCGCATGGTGTCCGAGTGGTTTCCGCCTAAAGAAATTGGGGTAGCCGAAGGCGTATATGGCGGCTGGGGTAACTTTGGAGCCTTTGCAGCGGAGTTTGCTCTCCCCTCGCTTGCCGTTGCTAGTGCTTTTTTAGTCGGCGGCAGTAGCGGTTGGCGGATGGCGATCGCCCTGAGCGGCATCGTTGCAGCCATTTACGGCTACATCTACATGCGGATGGCGCAAGACACTCCCTCCGGGCAGGAATATCACCGTCCCAAGCGCAGCGGCTCGCTCGAAGTCACCAGTGTTAAAAGCTTTTGGGCGTTGATCCTATCCAACTTAGGTTTGATCCTGGCGTTGGCCTTGTTAGCATGGCGCTTAGCACAACCCCAAATCAACTTTTTCAACACGCCTCAAATGTTGGTGGCTTGGGGTTTACTGGCCGCTCTGTTTGCTTATCAAACTCACAAAGCTTGGGATGTCAACCGCGAATTGTTGAGCGGCAAAAAAATCTATAAACCTAGCGATCGCTACCAATTCCGCCAAATTGCCTTGCTAGAGTTCACTTATGTCACCAGCTTTGGCTCTGAACTCGCGGCTGTTTCCATGCTGCCTGCTTTTTTCGAGAACACCTTTGCGCTAGAGCATGTGATGGCAGCGATGATCGCAGCTTGCTATCCCTTCCTCAACTTAGTTTCTCGTCCCAGCGGCGGCTTGATCTCCGACAAATTTGGTAGCCGCAAATGGACGATGACCCTCCTCATGTTTGGCATCGGCGTTGGCTATCTCTTGGCCTATAACATTAACCAAAACTGGCCCATTCCTTTGGCGATCGCTGTCACCATGTTTTCGGCTTACTTTGCCCAAGCTGGTTGTGGAGCTACTTACAGCATCGTGCCTCTGATTAAAAAAGAGATCACAGGACAAGTCGCCGGAAATGTTGGTGCCTACGGCAACTTTGGTGGCGTGGTTTATCTCACCATCTTCAGCCTTACCGATGCTCAGGTGCTATTCCAAACGATGGGAATCGCCGCGCTGATTTGCGCCAGCTTATGCGCCTTCTTGCTGCAAGAACCCCAAGGCTCCTTTGCCGCTCACTACGATGACCCAGCTGAAACCTCAGATCTCCAGTCCATTCCTATGTTGGCGGATGAATCACATACTAATTCCTAATCACCCATCTCTAAAGGGGGCGTGCTGCCTCATTTTCAGGTTGCCTACATTAGAATGGTAAGTATTTATGCTTATCCAAAGTGTAAGCCCATCGAACATCCGTATCGCTAGCAGAGAAAAAGCGTCAAGCAGGCAGCATTATAGCTCTCGCCGCTTGACGCTACCATTTTTTCTCTTAGATGTACGGTTACCAATAGACGACAGTTATGACTGACTCGACTAAAACTCTCTGTCCTTACTGTGGTGTTGGCTGTGGCTTAGAAGTGTTGCCACCCGCGCAGCCTGGTAAGCCGATTAACAGAGATAGTGCTGGTACACCCATTTGGCAAGTCCGGGGCGATCGCGCTCATCCTTCTAGCCAAGGAATGGTCTGCGTCAAGGGAGCCACGATCGCAGAATCGTTGAATAAAGACCGCCTGCTCTATCCCATGCTGCGGGATACTTTGACCCAGCCGTTTCGCCGCATCACCTGGGAAGAAGCTTTTGACTGCATCGTGCAGCGCATGCAAACCGTCCGGTACACGCAAGGGCCCGAAGCAATCTGCATGTACGGGTCCGGTCAATTCCAAACCGAGGACTACTACACGGCACAAAAACTGCTGAAGGGGTGTCTCGGCACCAACAACTTTGATGCCAATTCGCGTCTTTGCATGTCTTCAGCGGTCTCTGGTTACATTCAAAGCTTCGGGGCCGATGGTCCTCCCTGCTGCTACGACGATCTAGAACTGGCCGATTGCGCGTTTCTGATTGGAACTAACACTGCCGAATGTCATCCCATCATTTTTAATCGCCTGCGGAAGTACCACAAGCAAAACCGCCACGTCAAAATGATTGTGGTCGATCCGCGCGAAACCGCCACCGCCCAAGCCGCAGATCTCCATTTAGCTATTCGTCCTGGCACTGATATCGACTTAATGAACGGCATGGCTCACTTGCTGATGCGGTGGGGCCACTTTGATGTCAGCTTTATCGATGAATGCACTGCTAACTTCCCGGCCTTTGCTCAGGTCATGCAAGATTACACGCCGGAGATGACGGCGCAGCGCTGTGGCATTGCCGTGGAAGATTTAGAAACCGCGGCTCGTTACTGGGGGGAATCTGAGCGAGTACTTTCCCTCTGGTCGATGGGAGTCAACCAATCTAGCGAAGGTACGGCTAAAGTCCGAACCCTGATCAACCTGCACCTGATGACAGGGCAAATCGGCAAGCCCGGAGCAGGGCCATTTTCTCTAACTGGTCAACCCAATGCGATGGGGGGCCGAGAGGCAGGTGGCTTAGCTCACTTGCTTCCAGGCTACCGCGTGGTGCAAAATCCCCAGCACCGAGCGGAACTGGAGCAGTTTTGGGGCCTTAAGCCTGGGCAGATTTCTCCGCATCCAGGTCGGACGGCTTGGGAAATGATCACCGGGCTAGAGCAGGGAGATGTGGGTGTACTGTGGATTGCTGCCACCAATCCTGCGGTGAGTATGCCTGACTTGGAGCGCACCAAAGCCGCGCTGAAGCGATCGCCCTTCACCATTTACCAAGATGCCTACTTCCCCACGGAAACAGCTGAGTATGCTCATCTACTTTTACCAGCAGCCCAGTGGGGTGAAAAAACTGGAGTGATGACCAACTCGGAGCGACGAGTCACCCTTTGTCAGGCGTTTCGCGATCGCCCGGGTGAAGCAAAAGCGGATTGGGAAATCTTTGCGGAAGTGGGACGGCGCTTAGGATTTGCTCAACAGTTTGCCTTTACGACTTCTGCGGAAGTCTACGCTGAATTTGCTCAAGTTACTCGCGATCGCCCTTGCGAAATGACGGGACTGAGCCACGAACGCCTGCGAGTTAAAGGCCCGGCTCAGTGGCCTTGTCGAGACTCGGGTCAGGTCAAGCCTGGAGAACCTGCCAGACTCTATCAGGAGCTTCGATTCCACACTCCCGATGGGCGGGCACGTTTTGGGGCTTACCATTCTCGCGGTTTAGCTGAACGGCCTGACCCAGAATATCCTTTGGTGCTGACGACAGGTCGTCTTTACGGTCACTGGCACACCCAAACTCGCACCGGGCGAATTGAGAAAACTCGGCAAATGCATCCCAATCCTTTTCTAGAAATTCATCCTCGCGATGCGTCTGAATTGGGCTTACAAGACAAAGATTGGGTGGAGGTGCGATCGCGGCGGGGGTTGGCCCGTTTTCCAGTCACGGTAACGAAGGCGATCGCACCTGGGACGGTGTTTGTGCCGATGCATTGGGGCTTTTTGTGGGCTGACCAGGCCGAAGCGAATGCCCTGACGCATCCAGAGTGTTGTCCCGATTCTAAACAGCCAGAGTTGAAAGCTTGTGCGGTGCAATTGGTGCCGATCAAAGCGGGTATGAGTCCTCAAGAGAATTTGCATCCCGCCGCGCGATCGAGTATTCTCGCACCATCTTCTTAATCTGGCTGAGCGCTGTAAAGATGCGATCGCTGAAAAAAGTCACCAGACAGTGTGCCGATGCTGGCAGCAATGAGAACTTTCTTAGGTTCCTGGGTGGGGCCGAAGCATTAGTTTCTAGAGCTTTGTCGATTGCTATGGTGGTGGTTTTAGCCGTAGCAGTGATTGATTTGGTGAGATTTCTGATTTTAGAGATCTTTTCTGAGCCTTTTGGGTTATTTAGCACCACACTGATTGAGATCTTTGGGCTATTTCTCAATATCTTGATTGCGCTAGAGATTCTAGAAAATATTGCGGCTTATCTGCGCAAGCATGTGGTGCAAGTGGAACTGGTGGTGGTGACTTCGCTGATTGCGGTGGCGCGTAAAATTATTATTTTGGATTTTGAGAAGACGACGGGGGTGGAGTTGATTGGTTTGGCGATCGCGATTTTCTCTCTCTCTATTAGTTATTGGGTGGTTCGTCATGTGAATGCTAAGGAGCACTAAATTTACGAAATCCGAACCTTGGGGGCACTCGCCCCCAAACCCCCGCTGAGGGACGGTTGCGTCCCCCAGGCCCCCTCCAAACGAACGTAACTGTCAGTGTTTCGATTCTGGTTCTATTTCTTTTTTCATTCCTTCTGACTCCTCACCCCTTCCTCCTTCATCCCTCCTCTACTCCCCTCCTCATGTCTGATTTTTTCCAGTTTGAAGCTGATTTTGTTGAGTCTCTCCGTTGTATTCCCATGCAGGTGCGCTACAAGCTGGATACTTGTGGTGTGAAGTTGAAGTTGCAACATTGGCATCAGTTTACGCAAGGGGAGCGGCAATCTTTGGTAGATCTCCCTTGTCTGATGGAGGCGGATGTTGTGAGTTATCGGGAGCATTTACAGCGGATAGTTGTGGAGCATACGGGCCACGCTGCGAGTGATTTGCCGATTGAGGCCTGCCCTGCTTGGATGGATGAAACTGCAATTCCGGTGAGTGTGCAGGAGAAGGCTACGGAAACTGGGGTAGGGTTGACGCTGGAGCAATGGCGATCGCTCTTACCACTGCAACGCTTTGTGCTGCTTAAACTCAGTCGATCGGGTCACGAAAACAGCAATTTTTTGCCAGCCATGCAGGAGTTCCAGTTGGTCTGACAAAAACTCCGCAAAATTACTCAGAGCTAAATCAGGCTTGTAGTTCATAGACTAGAGGTGCTGACGTGGAGCAGTTCTATGGAATCGCAACAAGCTGGGTTGATTTTGCAAGCTTTAGATTTTGCGGCGCGTAAGCATCGAGATCAACGACGCAAAGATTTAGAGGCTTCTCCTTACATTAATCACCCAATTAGTTTGGTGAATTTGTTGTGGAATACCGGAGGAGTCACAGATCCAGCGGTAATTATGGCAGCACTACTCCATGACACGGTTGAGGATACTGCAACGACTTTCGCTGAGTTGGCTCAGGAGTTTGGCGAGGAGGTACAGCAGTTGGTCAAAGAGGTGACAGATGACAAATCTCTACCTAAACAAGAGCGAAAACAACAGCAAGTTGAGCATGCAGCGCATTTAAGTGACAAGGCAAAGTTGGTGAAACTGGCTGACAAAATCTCTAATTTGCGAGATATTATTGCCTCACCTCCGGCGGATTGGTCTTGCGATCGCCAGCGCGAGTATTTTGTCTGGGCAAAGCAAGTGGTGGATCAGATGCGGGGTAACCACGCTCAGTTAGAAGCTGTATTTGATCAGGTTTATCAACAAGGGATCAGTCAACTGAGCGATCGCTGAAGTATCTAACTTTCTCAGGAAAAACTAATATTTGGTTTAGAGCCACATCATCTTTTTAAGTTTTACTTTTACTTGATTGTGAAGTAAAAAAATAGCTTTGAGTAGACAAAATTGAATTTTCACCAATAGCTAGTTGAATGAATCTCATTGGCGATTTGCTCACAAAAATTACTCAAAACAAGGGGCGAATCGATCCATTTTCGCTACAATTTCGGCTCACGGTTGGCATTATAGGGGCATCAGTTCTCAGTTTCGGTGGGGTGGCAATCTGGACAACTTGGACGACCTACCAAATTCTGATTGATTCTCACAAACAAAATATTATCTATCTCACCGATCGCTTGCCACGCGATGTGGAACTGTACAGCGAAATGATTCCGGTAGACATTGGGTTGCGACGGGCCATCAACAACGTCACTAGTCCGAATCTGCTCATTTGGGCTAGGGCCCCGGATGGCAGTGTTTTAGCGCAAGCGGAAACGTTGAAGACGGAGCGAGCCAGCCAAATTGTGGCGGCAGTGGATTCTCTGCCCTGGCTGCCGACTAAACCTCAAAGTTCTTGGATTAATGGCTCTTATTTGCTGCTCAGTAGCGAGCCTTTAGCCATTAACGGCACTCGCATCGGCAAACTCTATATTGCTCAAGATATTACCCGTGATCAAGCTCGGTTTTTGGGCTTGATTCGCAGCTTAAGCTTAGTCAATTTGCTAGCAATCCTGGCGTTAGCAATGGCGATCGCGTCTTATATTCGGCGATCGCTACAACCTTTGCGAGAGATGAGCCAGATGACTCAAGTTATTTCGGTGGATGACTTAGGACAAGCACAATTGCAACTCGATAGTGCCCCTAGCGAAGTCACTGATTTAGCGCAGACTTTCAATACGATGTTGTCTCGCTTGTCTGACTCTTGGACGCAACAGCGAGAATTCGTCAGCAATGTTTCTCACGAAT comes from the Trichocoleus sp. FACHB-46 genome and includes:
- a CDS encoding HD domain-containing protein — translated: MESQQAGLILQALDFAARKHRDQRRKDLEASPYINHPISLVNLLWNTGGVTDPAVIMAALLHDTVEDTATTFAELAQEFGEEVQQLVKEVTDDKSLPKQERKQQQVEHAAHLSDKAKLVKLADKISNLRDIIASPPADWSCDRQREYFVWAKQVVDQMRGNHAQLEAVFDQVYQQGISQLSDR
- a CDS encoding molybdopterin oxidoreductase family protein, producing MTDSTKTLCPYCGVGCGLEVLPPAQPGKPINRDSAGTPIWQVRGDRAHPSSQGMVCVKGATIAESLNKDRLLYPMLRDTLTQPFRRITWEEAFDCIVQRMQTVRYTQGPEAICMYGSGQFQTEDYYTAQKLLKGCLGTNNFDANSRLCMSSAVSGYIQSFGADGPPCCYDDLELADCAFLIGTNTAECHPIIFNRLRKYHKQNRHVKMIVVDPRETATAQAADLHLAIRPGTDIDLMNGMAHLLMRWGHFDVSFIDECTANFPAFAQVMQDYTPEMTAQRCGIAVEDLETAARYWGESERVLSLWSMGVNQSSEGTAKVRTLINLHLMTGQIGKPGAGPFSLTGQPNAMGGREAGGLAHLLPGYRVVQNPQHRAELEQFWGLKPGQISPHPGRTAWEMITGLEQGDVGVLWIAATNPAVSMPDLERTKAALKRSPFTIYQDAYFPTETAEYAHLLLPAAQWGEKTGVMTNSERRVTLCQAFRDRPGEAKADWEIFAEVGRRLGFAQQFAFTTSAEVYAEFAQVTRDRPCEMTGLSHERLRVKGPAQWPCRDSGQVKPGEPARLYQELRFHTPDGRARFGAYHSRGLAERPDPEYPLVLTTGRLYGHWHTQTRTGRIEKTRQMHPNPFLEIHPRDASELGLQDKDWVEVRSRRGLARFPVTVTKAIAPGTVFVPMHWGFLWADQAEANALTHPECCPDSKQPELKACAVQLVPIKAGMSPQENLHPAARSSILAPSS
- a CDS encoding nitrate reductase associated protein translates to MSDFFQFEADFVESLRCIPMQVRYKLDTCGVKLKLQHWHQFTQGERQSLVDLPCLMEADVVSYREHLQRIVVEHTGHAASDLPIEACPAWMDETAIPVSVQEKATETGVGLTLEQWRSLLPLQRFVLLKLSRSGHENSNFLPAMQEFQLV
- a CDS encoding cell wall metabolism sensor histidine kinase WalK, coding for MNLIGDLLTKITQNKGRIDPFSLQFRLTVGIIGASVLSFGGVAIWTTWTTYQILIDSHKQNIIYLTDRLPRDVELYSEMIPVDIGLRRAINNVTSPNLLIWARAPDGSVLAQAETLKTERASQIVAAVDSLPWLPTKPQSSWINGSYLLLSSEPLAINGTRIGKLYIAQDITRDQARFLGLIRSLSLVNLLAILALAMAIASYIRRSLQPLREMSQMTQVISVDDLGQAQLQLDSAPSEVTDLAQTFNTMLSRLSDSWTQQREFVSNVSHELRTPLTIVHGYLQSMQRRSQNLTEAQQEALDIAAVETERIIRLLQDLLDLARADSGYLHLSWEPIDLAALLREVASMADPFSSHTIQVEIERLDAHGSGAESIHVKADRSRLRQVLINLIDNAVKYSEPHTPVTLRLHQFDEFVALQVSDRGCGIDLPHQTRIFERFYRVDEARSRSTGGSGLGLSIVKTLVEGMGGSITVRSKLGEGSVFTVTLPNPSVKL
- a CDS encoding NarK family nitrate/nitrite MFS transporter, whose translation is MLQGLVSFRGRYRILHLTWFAFFLTFVCWFNFAPFATTIGKDLNLTTEQVKTLGICNLALTIPARIIIGMLLDRFGPRITYSVLLMFAVVPCLATALSQDFGQLVISRLLMGIVGAGFVVGIRMVSEWFPPKEIGVAEGVYGGWGNFGAFAAEFALPSLAVASAFLVGGSSGWRMAIALSGIVAAIYGYIYMRMAQDTPSGQEYHRPKRSGSLEVTSVKSFWALILSNLGLILALALLAWRLAQPQINFFNTPQMLVAWGLLAALFAYQTHKAWDVNRELLSGKKIYKPSDRYQFRQIALLEFTYVTSFGSELAAVSMLPAFFENTFALEHVMAAMIAACYPFLNLVSRPSGGLISDKFGSRKWTMTLLMFGIGVGYLLAYNINQNWPIPLAIAVTMFSAYFAQAGCGATYSIVPLIKKEITGQVAGNVGAYGNFGGVVYLTIFSLTDAQVLFQTMGIAALICASLCAFLLQEPQGSFAAHYDDPAETSDLQSIPMLADESHTNS
- a CDS encoding phosphate-starvation-inducible PsiE family protein; its protein translation is MRSLKKVTRQCADAGSNENFLRFLGGAEALVSRALSIAMVVVLAVAVIDLVRFLILEIFSEPFGLFSTTLIEIFGLFLNILIALEILENIAAYLRKHVVQVELVVVTSLIAVARKIIILDFEKTTGVELIGLAIAIFSLSISYWVVRHVNAKEH